The bacterium DNA segment ATCAGCCAGTGCAGGGGCAGCAGGAGGAAGCACCAGACCGCAGGCGCCCAGAGAGCGTAGACCCCCGTCCACAGCGCGCCCATGCCGATGCACGTCGGCCAGGTGTCGGCCAGGCGGTCGAAGGCCGGCCAATCCGGCGTGCATGACGCGAAGCGCTCCAGCTCGGGATCGTCGCGCCGGCGCGCCGCCTCGAAATGGGCGAGCGTGTCCTTGAGCATGCCGACCACCGTGCGGTGCCTGAGGGGGCTGTGGGGATCCCGCGCCGTGTCGCTGAAGGCGTGGTGCTGGCGGTGCAGGATGGCATAGGCCCTGGGGTTGAGGAAGGAGGGGCCCTGGGCGAGGAAGGCCAGGACGTGGATCACCCGTTCCGTCCGCCGCGACAGCCTGAACATCTGGTGCGACGCGTAGCGGTGATGATAGAAGGTCTGGAAGAAGAGCGACGTGAACCAATGCACGATCAGCAGGATCACCATGGGCCATCCGGGCTTTGGACATTAATTCGGACCATCTTGATCCAAGATAGGGCGGCTGGCCGTCTTCGCAAGGCAAATCCATTGCGTGGCGAATTCTCCCGTGGTCCAGGTGGGTGTCCCACGCGTTCAGCAGCGTCTCGTGAATGGCGGGTGGATCAGCGGACGGCATGTGCGGGAAGCTGCCCGTTGCTGAGTGCCCGCCCGGC contains these protein-coding regions:
- a CDS encoding acyl-CoA desaturase, with amino-acid sequence MVILLIVHWFTSLFFQTFYHHRYASHQMFRLSRRTERVIHVLAFLAQGPSFLNPRAYAILHRQHHAFSDTARDPHSPLRHRTVVGMLKDTLAHFEAARRRDDPELERFASCTPDWPAFDRLADTWPTCIGMGALWTGVYALWAPAVWCFLLLPLHWLMGPIHGAIVNWAGHKYGYVNHPDTDDHSRNTLPVDLLMLGELYQNNHHHSPTRLNFAHRWFELDPGYWVIVLLERLGVVVRRGPA